A single genomic interval of Litoreibacter ponti harbors:
- a CDS encoding DUF1835 domain-containing protein yields the protein MTERSLHITNGDGAAGLIKAAGFAGDVLPWRDPMHHGPCPAGLDLDASSEVRALYLGGPADVAAFRARDAQLRNASAYDRVVLWFEHDLLDQVQLLQILDELADQDLPALEMICIDRFEGVAPFRGLGQLTPEQLGSLWPSREPVTADVFAVARAGWAAFRADDPRDLLSFLEGDLGALPFLRPALQRHLQEFPWAETGLSRTEHQMLSLVAEGVNDPSGLFRQNMDHETHLFIGDWRSFSTLAQLNKAGLLDCSPAPFWHPPTPDRREQFISQKFALTELGRAVLDGARDAFAVMDRDMWLGGVHLKSGQPMWVWDTDKLVLRQP from the coding sequence ATGACCGAGCGCAGTTTGCATATCACCAATGGCGACGGGGCTGCCGGGCTGATCAAAGCGGCGGGTTTCGCGGGCGACGTACTGCCGTGGCGGGACCCGATGCATCACGGGCCGTGCCCGGCGGGATTGGATCTGGACGCGTCGAGCGAGGTGCGGGCGCTGTATCTTGGTGGCCCAGCGGATGTCGCGGCATTCCGCGCGCGTGACGCGCAGTTGCGGAACGCGTCCGCCTATGACCGCGTGGTCTTGTGGTTCGAGCATGATCTTCTGGATCAGGTGCAGCTTTTGCAGATTTTGGATGAGCTGGCGGACCAAGACCTGCCGGCTTTGGAGATGATCTGCATCGACCGCTTCGAAGGGGTCGCACCGTTTCGCGGATTGGGGCAGCTGACACCAGAGCAGCTTGGCTCCCTTTGGCCGTCTCGCGAGCCGGTCACTGCGGACGTGTTCGCGGTGGCAAGAGCCGGGTGGGCGGCGTTCCGGGCTGATGATCCACGCGATTTGCTGAGCTTCCTTGAGGGTGATCTAGGCGCGCTGCCCTTTCTGCGTCCGGCTCTGCAGCGCCATCTGCAAGAATTCCCGTGGGCCGAGACGGGGCTGAGCCGCACTGAGCATCAGATGCTGTCGCTGGTGGCGGAAGGCGTGAACGATCCCTCCGGGCTGTTCCGGCAGAACATGGATCACGAGACTCATTTGTTCATCGGCGATTGGCGCAGCTTCTCGACGCTCGCACAACTGAACAAGGCGGGTCTGCTCGATTGCTCTCCTGCGCCGTTCTGGCACCCGCCAACTCCCGATCGACGGGAGCAATTCATTTCGCAGAAATTTGCGCTGACGGAATTGGGGCGCGCGGTGCTGGACGGCGCGCGCGATGCATTTGCCGTGATGGACCGAGACATGTGGCTCGGCGGGGTGCACTTGAAATCCGGCCAACCGATGTGGGTGTGGGACACGGACAAGCTGGTCCTGCGTCAGCCCTGA
- a CDS encoding primosomal protein N' — protein sequence MDGFFQEGELVGVLTTQPLDRVLDYKAPEGGCFPGAFVEVPLGPRKVLGVVWGPGRGDWDYAKVRSVIRVLDAAPMREEMVEFLTRAGAYTLTPLSAMLRLATRSPGLGDPPAMRKIYRMGSGEVDRMTPAREKVLAVLEEFGGLSFTLKELAEQAGVGSSVVKGLVAQGAVREEDSPRDLPFAPLDPDLPGKALTDDQQRAVVALAGEGYATTLLKGVTGSGKTEVYLEAVADCLRRGRQALVLLPEIALTSEFLTRVEARFGAKPAEWHSGVTMTERRRVWRMVSEGGAQLVVGARSALFLPYRDLGLIVVDEEHDTSYKQEDGVMYNARDMAVLRASLCSARVVLASATPSLESWANAEAGKYKRVELTSRFGDAVLPEMRAIDMRSEDLPGARWVSPTLQGEIAKRIERGEQSLVFLNRRGYAPVTLCRACGFQIACEHCDARLVEHRFLKRLMCHQCGETKPIPTACPNCEAEDRLAPIGPGVERMGEELSELFPDARVVVLSSDLYGTSRELKAHIETIAEGGADIIIGTQLVAKGHNFPLLTLVGVIDADLGLQGSDLRAAERTFQLMRQVAGRAGRAEKPGLALMQTFQPEHPVIRAILDGDEEAFWKAEAAEREQAGMPPYGRMAGVVLSGPEVGPVFDLGNALARNDAALRRVGAQVYGPAPAPIARIRGRHRVRLLVKAPKGVALQNALAEWIRPVRLKGDLRLQIDIDPQSFF from the coding sequence GTGGACGGGTTTTTCCAGGAAGGCGAATTGGTGGGCGTGCTGACCACGCAGCCGCTCGACCGGGTGCTGGACTACAAGGCCCCCGAGGGCGGGTGCTTTCCGGGCGCGTTTGTCGAGGTGCCGCTGGGCCCGCGCAAGGTGCTGGGCGTGGTCTGGGGGCCGGGGCGCGGGGATTGGGACTACGCCAAGGTGCGCTCCGTCATCCGGGTGCTGGATGCGGCCCCCATGCGCGAGGAAATGGTCGAGTTCCTGACCCGCGCGGGCGCCTACACGCTGACGCCGCTCAGCGCGATGCTGCGGCTGGCAACCCGATCGCCCGGGTTGGGCGACCCGCCCGCGATGCGCAAGATTTACCGAATGGGATCGGGCGAGGTGGACCGCATGACCCCCGCCCGCGAGAAGGTGCTGGCGGTTCTGGAGGAGTTCGGCGGGCTGTCTTTCACGTTGAAAGAACTGGCCGAGCAAGCGGGCGTGGGATCGTCCGTGGTCAAAGGTCTGGTGGCCCAAGGTGCCGTGCGGGAGGAAGACAGCCCCCGCGATCTGCCCTTCGCGCCGCTGGACCCGGACCTGCCGGGCAAGGCGCTGACCGACGATCAGCAGCGGGCCGTCGTGGCGTTGGCGGGCGAGGGCTACGCGACAACGCTGCTGAAGGGCGTGACCGGCTCGGGCAAGACGGAAGTGTATCTGGAAGCAGTCGCAGATTGCCTGCGCCGGGGGCGGCAGGCGCTGGTGCTGCTGCCGGAGATCGCGCTGACGTCCGAGTTCCTGACCCGGGTCGAAGCGCGGTTCGGCGCGAAGCCCGCCGAATGGCATTCGGGCGTGACCATGACCGAGCGCCGCCGGGTCTGGCGCATGGTGTCCGAAGGCGGCGCGCAGCTGGTGGTGGGCGCGCGCTCTGCGCTGTTCCTGCCGTACCGCGACCTTGGCCTGATCGTCGTCGATGAGGAACACGATACGTCCTACAAGCAGGAAGACGGCGTGATGTACAACGCGCGGGACATGGCGGTTCTGCGCGCGTCGCTGTGTTCGGCCCGCGTCGTGCTGGCCTCGGCCACGCCGTCGCTGGAGAGCTGGGCCAATGCGGAAGCCGGAAAGTACAAACGTGTCGAGTTGACTTCGCGCTTCGGCGACGCGGTGCTGCCGGAGATGCGCGCGATTGACATGCGCTCCGAAGATCTGCCGGGGGCGCGGTGGGTTTCACCCACCCTACAGGGCGAGATCGCCAAGCGGATCGAGCGGGGCGAGCAGTCGCTGGTGTTCCTCAACCGCCGGGGCTACGCGCCGGTGACGCTCTGCCGAGCCTGCGGCTTTCAGATTGCTTGTGAGCATTGCGACGCGCGGCTGGTCGAACACCGGTTTCTGAAGCGGCTGATGTGCCACCAATGCGGCGAGACGAAGCCGATACCGACCGCCTGTCCGAATTGCGAGGCCGAAGACCGGCTTGCCCCCATCGGGCCGGGGGTCGAACGTATGGGCGAAGAGCTGTCGGAGCTGTTCCCGGACGCCCGCGTCGTCGTGCTGTCGTCGGACCTTTATGGCACGTCTCGGGAGCTGAAGGCGCATATCGAGACGATTGCCGAGGGCGGCGCGGATATCATCATCGGCACGCAGCTGGTGGCCAAGGGGCATAACTTCCCGCTCTTGACGCTGGTGGGGGTGATCGATGCCGATCTGGGCCTGCAGGGATCGGACCTGCGCGCGGCCGAGCGCACGTTCCAGTTGATGCGCCAGGTGGCGGGCCGCGCCGGGCGGGCGGAGAAGCCGGGGCTGGCGCTGATGCAGACCTTCCAGCCGGAACACCCCGTAATCCGCGCCATTCTCGACGGCGACGAGGAGGCGTTCTGGAAGGCGGAGGCGGCGGAGCGCGAACAGGCCGGCATGCCGCCCTATGGGCGCATGGCGGGTGTCGTGTTGTCGGGGCCGGAGGTGGGGCCGGTGTTTGATCTGGGCAACGCGCTGGCGCGCAATGATGCGGCCCTGCGCCGGGTCGGCGCGCAGGTTTACGGCCCTGCGCCCGCACCGATTGCGCGTATCCGCGGACGCCACCGGGTCAGGTTGCTGGTGAAAGCGCCGAAAGGGGTGGCCTTGCAGAACGCGCTGGCGGAATGGATCAGGCCGGTGCGGCTGAAGGGCGATTTGCGCCTGCAGATCGATATCGACCCGCAGAGCTTCTTTTGA
- a CDS encoding cytochrome P460 family protein, translated as MTIRATLAAAATATALMASGAHAADCAYTEEDPFDLEAAQIEEIYACLQDKMAEGYAKEGDEIGTAYRGWTATSTRPAVAGPHGNRLLNTFVNDVAAEQYLKFEDGDFVMPVGSVLAKESVSLSKKKKTARPGPLFIMTKMEAGSIPETSDWLYAGLQPNGKVMKVKQSFCHDCHSAFDTQDAMGYPMEEVRVSN; from the coding sequence ATGACCATCCGCGCCACACTTGCCGCCGCCGCCACCGCAACCGCCCTCATGGCCTCCGGCGCGCATGCCGCCGACTGCGCCTACACCGAGGAAGATCCGTTCGACCTCGAGGCCGCGCAGATCGAAGAGATCTACGCCTGCCTGCAGGACAAGATGGCCGAGGGCTACGCCAAGGAAGGCGACGAGATCGGCACGGCCTATCGCGGTTGGACCGCCACCTCGACCCGCCCTGCGGTCGCAGGCCCCCATGGCAACCGCCTGCTCAACACCTTCGTCAACGACGTCGCCGCCGAGCAGTACTTGAAATTCGAGGATGGCGATTTTGTCATGCCAGTGGGCTCTGTGCTGGCCAAGGAGTCGGTCTCGCTGTCCAAGAAGAAGAAAACCGCGCGCCCCGGCCCCCTGTTCATCATGACCAAGATGGAAGCCGGCTCGATCCCAGAGACCTCTGACTGGCTCTATGCCGGCCTGCAGCCCAACGGCAAGGTCATGAAGGTCAAGCAAAGCTTCTGCCACGACTGCCATTCGGCGTTCGACACGCAGGACGCCATGGGCTACCCGATGGAAGAGGTCCGCGTCAGCAACTGA
- a CDS encoding tyrosine recombinase XerC: MLISPACRDALEGWLTHRKSLDGVADNTIEAYRGDVLGFLTFITGHFGDTTGLAPLARVKPTDMRAWMAHERRRGVAARSLARQLSSVKSFYRWLAEREGFEPTAVLATRSPKFQKKLPRPLAEDAARAMIDTVELQAGKDWIAARDAAVLTLLYGCGLRISEALGLRFADTPLPDVMRITGKGGKERVVPVIDAARRAVARYLAAQPFPMEPDDPLFRGARGGALSPRLIAKAMESARMQLGLPATATPHAMRHSFATHLLEAGGDLRAIQELLGHASLSTTQAYTAVDTARLMEVYDNAHPKGRRHG, translated from the coding sequence ATGCTGATCTCGCCCGCCTGCCGCGACGCGCTGGAGGGCTGGCTGACCCACCGCAAGTCGCTGGACGGGGTGGCCGACAACACGATCGAGGCCTATCGCGGCGATGTGCTGGGCTTCCTCACCTTCATCACGGGACATTTCGGCGACACGACGGGTCTCGCACCTCTGGCCCGCGTCAAGCCCACCGACATGCGCGCCTGGATGGCCCATGAGCGCAGGCGCGGCGTCGCCGCCCGCTCCCTGGCGCGCCAGCTGTCCTCTGTCAAAAGCTTCTACCGCTGGCTGGCCGAGCGCGAAGGGTTCGAACCGACCGCCGTGCTCGCCACGCGCAGCCCAAAGTTCCAAAAGAAGCTCCCGCGCCCGCTGGCCGAGGATGCCGCCCGCGCGATGATCGACACGGTGGAGCTGCAGGCGGGCAAGGACTGGATCGCCGCCCGCGACGCCGCCGTGCTGACGCTGCTCTATGGCTGCGGCCTGAGGATATCCGAGGCGCTCGGCCTGCGCTTTGCCGACACGCCGCTGCCCGATGTGATGCGCATCACCGGCAAGGGCGGCAAGGAACGTGTCGTCCCGGTGATCGACGCCGCGAGGCGGGCCGTCGCGCGCTATCTGGCCGCGCAACCTTTCCCGATGGAGCCCGACGATCCGCTCTTTCGCGGCGCGCGCGGCGGCGCGCTCAGCCCGCGCCTGATTGCCAAGGCAATGGAGAGCGCGCGGATGCAATTGGGCCTGCCCGCCACGGCCACGCCCCACGCCATGCGCCACTCCTTTGCGACCCATCTGCTGGAGGCTGGCGGCGACCTGCGCGCCATCCAGGAATTGCTTGGCCATGCCTCTTTGTCGACGACGCAAGCCTACACCGCCGTCGACACCGCGCGGCTGATGGAGGTCTACGACAACGCCCACCCCAAAGGGCGCAGGCACGGCTGA
- a CDS encoding DUF4123 domain-containing protein produces the protein MTQTVIMDLATPSQAQETLSVEYVGPVEPLDAQFGTIEKLCVPETLAEVAFQPNLTTYAVVDNAAIPGITGMAEGDGLEKACLFKGELGDELGEVAPWIIALKPDSKVTRAIFTKGDAQWHLWRKPTVLLVQSDAPLDKMRAHFRKFTRAQDENGAWLFFRFWELPVLRALRKSGLRDTVYAKLLGPHRFLYPDLGPDGDEGLWVLHAQEDG, from the coding sequence ATGACCCAGACCGTTATTATGGACCTTGCGACCCCGTCGCAGGCACAAGAAACGCTGTCGGTTGAGTATGTTGGGCCTGTGGAGCCTTTGGATGCGCAATTCGGCACCATCGAAAAGCTGTGCGTCCCCGAAACGCTCGCGGAGGTCGCCTTTCAGCCGAATCTGACCACCTACGCCGTGGTCGATAACGCCGCGATTCCCGGCATCACCGGCATGGCCGAGGGCGATGGGCTGGAGAAAGCCTGCCTGTTCAAGGGAGAGCTCGGCGACGAGCTGGGCGAGGTCGCTCCCTGGATCATCGCCCTCAAACCCGACAGCAAGGTGACCCGGGCCATTTTTACCAAGGGCGACGCGCAATGGCATCTGTGGCGCAAGCCGACGGTGCTTCTGGTTCAAAGCGACGCCCCCCTCGACAAGATGCGCGCGCATTTTCGCAAGTTCACCCGGGCGCAGGATGAGAATGGCGCATGGCTGTTCTTTCGCTTCTGGGAGCTTCCGGTCCTGCGCGCCCTGCGCAAATCCGGGCTGCGCGACACGGTCTATGCAAAGCTTCTGGGACCGCACCGGTTCCTCTACCCCGATCTTGGCCCCGACGGGGACGAGGGGCTTTGGGTCCTGCACGCGCAGGAGGACGGCTGA
- the fsa gene encoding fructose-6-phosphate aldolase, producing MKFFVDTAEIDEIKELNDLGMVDGVTTNPSLIAKSGRDILEVTKEICDIVSGPVSAEVVSLTSDDMIAEGRKLAKIADNIAVKVPLTWDGLKACKVLSDEGNMVNVTLCFSANQALIAAKAGATFISPFIGRLDDINMDGMELIADIREIYDNYDFKTEILAASIRTVNHITESARIGADVITAPPGVIKKLADHPLTDKGLDGFMKDVEKAGIKIL from the coding sequence ATGAAATTCTTCGTAGACACCGCAGAGATTGACGAGATCAAGGAACTCAACGACCTGGGCATGGTTGACGGGGTCACCACGAACCCTTCGCTGATCGCGAAGTCCGGCCGCGACATCCTCGAGGTCACCAAGGAGATCTGCGATATCGTCTCCGGACCCGTCTCAGCCGAAGTCGTGTCCCTCACCTCCGACGACATGATCGCCGAGGGCCGCAAGCTTGCCAAGATCGCCGACAACATCGCCGTCAAGGTACCGCTGACCTGGGACGGGCTGAAGGCCTGCAAGGTGCTGTCCGACGAGGGCAACATGGTCAACGTGACGCTGTGCTTCTCCGCCAATCAGGCGCTGATCGCGGCCAAGGCGGGCGCGACGTTCATTTCGCCCTTCATCGGGCGGCTCGACGATATCAACATGGACGGGATGGAGCTGATCGCCGACATCCGCGAGATCTACGACAATTACGACTTCAAGACCGAGATCCTCGCCGCCTCGATCCGCACGGTGAACCACATCACCGAGAGCGCCCGCATCGGGGCCGACGTGATCACCGCGCCGCCGGGCGTGATCAAGAAACTGGCCGATCACCCGTTGACCGACAAGGGGCTGGATGGCTTCATGAAAGATGTCGAGAAGGCGGGCATCAAGATCCTCTAG
- a CDS encoding DUF484 family protein, giving the protein MIEQAEVLDALRTKILSDPEVILEDQDLMRALIDANERSLGGNIVDLRGIAMERMESRLDRLEDTHRSVIAAAYENLAGTNLIHNAVLKVLEPTDFSTFLRTLSGDLLTALRISRLRLILESHEADGPSVGFEDVLSVVEPGVVDHYITAGRDIPVRPVSLRQVSPASADVYGDTAAYIKSEALLRLDLGEGRLPALLVMGSEDPHQFRPNQGTDLLTFFGAVFERAIKRWLA; this is encoded by the coding sequence ATGATTGAGCAGGCCGAAGTGCTGGACGCGCTGCGCACCAAGATTCTTTCCGATCCGGAAGTCATCCTTGAAGATCAAGACCTTATGCGCGCGCTCATTGACGCGAACGAGCGCTCGCTGGGCGGCAATATCGTCGATCTGCGCGGCATCGCGATGGAGCGGATGGAAAGCCGCCTCGACCGGCTCGAGGACACGCATCGCTCGGTGATTGCCGCGGCCTACGAAAACCTCGCGGGCACGAATCTGATCCACAACGCGGTGCTGAAGGTGCTGGAGCCCACGGATTTCTCCACCTTCCTGCGCACGCTGTCGGGTGATCTGCTGACCGCGCTGCGGATCAGCCGCCTGCGACTGATCCTCGAAAGCCACGAGGCCGACGGGCCCTCCGTCGGGTTCGAGGACGTGCTGTCGGTGGTCGAGCCCGGCGTGGTCGATCACTACATCACCGCAGGTCGCGACATCCCGGTGCGCCCGGTGAGTCTGCGCCAGGTCTCGCCCGCCTCGGCGGATGTCTACGGCGACACCGCCGCCTACATCAAATCCGAAGCCCTGCTGCGCCTTGATCTGGGCGAGGGCCGCCTACCCGCGCTGCTGGTGATGGGCTCGGAAGACCCGCATCAGTTCCGTCCGAACCAGGGCACCGACCTTCTGACCTTCTTCGGCGCGGTGTTCGAGCGCGCGATCAAACGCTGGCTGGCGTAA
- a CDS encoding DMT family transporter produces MKLSPATLGPLFAAIAVTLFSLNDVTMKYLSGDYALHQIVLIRSLVGISVVLLFMMPFQGGPASLKTRRLGAQMVRAGMVFFANITFFLGLAALPLADAVALFFVSPFLITIFSVIFLGEAVGPRRWAAVAVGMAGVLIILRPGTEAFQPASLLLIAAAFGYAGLHVMTRYLRDTETAVSMVFYIQVMFIAATLLLGLIMGDGKFAGSDNASLDFLFRPWVVPTASDLPFIMVLGFFASVGGWFISQAYRLGEAALVAPFEYLALPLSIAFGIAFFDEWPDAVAWAGIALILGSGLYTVWRENQLSKRQSPKRQG; encoded by the coding sequence ATGAAGCTCTCCCCCGCCACGCTCGGGCCGCTCTTTGCCGCCATTGCCGTGACGTTGTTCTCGCTGAATGACGTGACGATGAAATACCTGTCGGGCGATTACGCGCTGCATCAGATCGTGCTGATCCGCTCGCTGGTCGGCATCTCGGTCGTGCTGCTGTTCATGATGCCTTTCCAAGGCGGGCCGGCGAGCCTCAAGACACGACGGTTGGGCGCGCAGATGGTGCGCGCGGGCATGGTGTTCTTCGCCAATATCACGTTCTTTCTGGGCCTCGCCGCGCTGCCGCTGGCCGATGCGGTGGCGCTGTTTTTCGTCTCGCCTTTCCTGATCACGATCTTTTCGGTGATCTTTCTGGGCGAGGCGGTCGGGCCCCGTCGCTGGGCCGCCGTCGCGGTCGGAATGGCGGGCGTGCTTATCATCCTGCGCCCGGGCACAGAGGCGTTCCAGCCCGCCTCGCTCCTGCTTATCGCGGCCGCGTTCGGCTACGCGGGCCTGCACGTCATGACCCGCTACCTGCGCGACACCGAAACCGCGGTATCGATGGTGTTCTATATTCAGGTGATGTTCATCGCCGCCACGCTGTTGCTCGGGTTGATCATGGGCGACGGCAAATTCGCGGGCTCGGACAATGCGTCGCTCGACTTTCTGTTCCGCCCGTGGGTCGTGCCGACCGCGAGCGATCTGCCATTCATCATGGTGCTCGGGTTTTTCGCCTCTGTGGGCGGCTGGTTCATCAGCCAGGCCTACCGGCTGGGCGAGGCCGCGCTGGTCGCGCCGTTCGAATACCTGGCCCTGCCGCTGTCCATCGCGTTCGGCATCGCGTTTTTCGACGAATGGCCCGATGCGGTCGCCTGGGCCGGGATCGCGCTGATCCTCGGCTCGGGGCTCTACACCGTGTGGCGGGAGAACCAGCTGTCGAAGCGGCAAAGCCCCAAGCGTCAGGGCTGA
- the hisC gene encoding histidinol-phosphate transaminase produces MDIKLYQSGAASIEGVSEVVKLSSNENPHGPSKRALDAFRQSAGALHVYPSTDQLSLREAIGEVHDMDPERIICGVGSDEVISLLCYAFAGPGDEVLYTEHGFSMYKISALAAGATPVIAPETERYADVDALLAAVTPATRLVFIANPNNPTGTMIAEDEVARLADGLPENCLLVLDGAYAEYVEGFDGGRALIDARENVFMTRTFSKIYGLGGLRIGWGYGPQEIVDVLNRLRGPFNLSVPALSAAEAAVRDVGYTEWCRVENARMRDWMEAQLRTMGVPCDAMQANFVLPRFADAAQAEAVDAHLKSKGLIVRMVAGYGLPEALRITVGSETDCKRVIAAIKEVL; encoded by the coding sequence ATGGATATCAAGTTGTACCAATCCGGGGCGGCCTCGATCGAGGGTGTGTCGGAGGTGGTCAAGCTGTCCTCGAACGAGAACCCCCACGGGCCGTCCAAGCGCGCGCTCGATGCGTTCCGCCAGAGCGCGGGCGCCTTGCATGTCTACCCGTCCACCGATCAGCTGTCCCTGCGGGAGGCGATTGGCGAGGTTCACGACATGGACCCGGAGCGGATCATCTGCGGGGTCGGCTCGGACGAGGTGATCTCGCTTTTGTGCTACGCCTTTGCGGGGCCTGGCGACGAGGTGCTGTATACCGAGCACGGCTTCTCGATGTACAAGATCAGCGCTTTGGCCGCGGGTGCCACGCCGGTGATCGCGCCGGAGACCGAGCGCTACGCGGATGTGGATGCGCTTTTGGCCGCCGTCACGCCTGCGACGCGGCTGGTGTTCATCGCGAACCCGAACAACCCGACCGGCACGATGATCGCCGAAGACGAAGTCGCGCGGCTGGCCGACGGTTTGCCGGAGAACTGCCTGCTGGTGCTCGACGGGGCCTATGCCGAATACGTCGAAGGATTTGATGGCGGTCGTGCGCTGATTGATGCGCGCGAGAATGTCTTCATGACCCGCACATTCTCCAAGATTTACGGGCTTGGCGGTCTGCGCATCGGCTGGGGCTACGGCCCGCAGGAGATCGTCGATGTGCTGAACCGCCTGCGCGGGCCGTTCAACCTGTCGGTGCCCGCGCTGAGCGCGGCCGAGGCGGCCGTGCGTGACGTAGGCTACACCGAATGGTGCCGGGTCGAGAACGCGCGGATGCGGGACTGGATGGAGGCGCAGCTGCGTACCATGGGCGTGCCGTGTGACGCGATGCAGGCCAATTTCGTGCTGCCGCGTTTTGCGGATGCGGCTCAGGCGGAAGCGGTCGATGCGCATCTGAAATCCAAGGGCCTGATCGTGCGCATGGTGGCAGGCTACGGCCTGCCCGAGGCGCTGCGCATCACCGTGGGATCAGAGACCGATTGCAAGCGGGTCATCGCGGCCATCAAGGAGGTGCTGTGA
- a CDS encoding PhoX family protein, translating into MKDIDTTDLSWDDWDELHSPRPEETQFDAVVERALSRRGFLSGLVAFGSGAAVMGTAGLMGSTAQAASSRFGFTPIPIQTDFTVHVPEGYSWHPVAKWGEPLFSGVAEFDHAVGGAFADSDKVFGENTDGMEAFVVDGRQLIAVNHEYVNTKTNLPNNEGGTPTSAEDVRKLQNLQGVTVMEVAESDSGWFIVKDSPYNRRIHHNTPMQIAGPAAGHDLLKTPLDPDGTTVLGTMNNCGAGKTPWGTYLTWEENFNGYFGSTDEAVALPEDFARYGIDAESRYAYEKFDARYDLAKNPNEPYRFGYIVEIDPSKPDSMPIKHTALGRFKHENAACALAPDGRVVVYMGDDERGEFLYKFVSEGIYTPGGETSALLDAGQLYVAKFSDDGTGQWVALTPEATGMSTPEIAIMTRIAASKVGATTMDRPEWVAVNPVSVEGYAALTNNKNRGIKPNAGGDDTSVNGPNPREANNYGQIVRWFPADDNHASDTFDWDLYVMAGNPKVAEGLYAGSDNINEGNLFNSPDGMMFDSTGLLWIQTDGDDDNEGEFEGMGNNQMLAGDPVTGQIERFLTGPNGSEVTGLTWSADKRTMFVGIQHPAAPFPDGEGKLARSSVIAVKRDDGALVG; encoded by the coding sequence ATGAAAGATATCGACACGACTGATCTGTCCTGGGACGACTGGGACGAGCTGCACTCCCCGCGCCCCGAAGAAACCCAGTTTGACGCCGTTGTGGAACGCGCCCTGTCGCGCCGCGGCTTCCTGTCGGGGCTGGTGGCTTTTGGCTCTGGCGCGGCCGTAATGGGCACCGCCGGGCTGATGGGCTCGACCGCGCAGGCGGCAAGCTCGCGCTTTGGCTTCACGCCGATCCCGATCCAGACCGATTTCACCGTGCACGTGCCGGAAGGCTACAGCTGGCATCCGGTCGCCAAATGGGGTGAGCCGCTGTTCTCGGGCGTGGCGGAATTTGACCACGCGGTCGGCGGCGCCTTCGCCGACAGCGACAAGGTGTTTGGCGAGAATACCGACGGGATGGAGGCCTTCGTGGTGGACGGCCGCCAGCTGATCGCGGTCAACCATGAATATGTGAACACCAAGACCAATCTGCCCAACAACGAAGGTGGCACGCCCACCTCCGCCGAGGACGTGCGCAAGCTGCAGAACCTGCAGGGCGTCACGGTGATGGAAGTGGCCGAAAGCGACAGCGGTTGGTTCATCGTCAAGGACAGCCCCTACAACCGCCGCATCCATCACAACACGCCGATGCAGATCGCGGGCCCTGCCGCGGGCCACGATCTGCTGAAAACCCCGCTTGACCCTGATGGGACCACGGTGCTGGGCACGATGAACAATTGCGGCGCGGGCAAGACCCCGTGGGGCACCTACCTGACCTGGGAGGAGAACTTTAACGGCTACTTCGGCTCGACGGACGAGGCGGTGGCCCTGCCCGAGGATTTCGCGCGCTACGGCATCGACGCCGAGAGCCGCTACGCCTACGAGAAGTTCGATGCGCGCTACGATCTCGCCAAGAACCCCAATGAGCCTTATCGCTTTGGCTACATTGTCGAGATCGACCCGTCCAAGCCCGACAGCATGCCGATCAAGCACACGGCCCTTGGCCGCTTCAAGCACGAGAACGCCGCCTGCGCCCTGGCCCCCGATGGCCGCGTCGTGGTCTATATGGGTGACGATGAGCGGGGCGAGTTCCTGTACAAATTCGTCTCCGAGGGCATTTACACACCTGGCGGCGAGACCTCGGCCCTGTTGGACGCGGGCCAGCTTTATGTCGCCAAGTTCAGCGACGATGGCACCGGCCAATGGGTGGCCCTGACGCCGGAGGCGACTGGCATGTCCACGCCGGAGATCGCGATCATGACCCGCATTGCGGCCTCGAAAGTGGGCGCGACCACCATGGACCGCCCGGAATGGGTCGCCGTGAACCCGGTTTCTGTCGAAGGCTACGCCGCGCTGACCAACAACAAGAACCGCGGGATCAAGCCCAATGCGGGCGGCGATGACACCTCGGTCAATGGCCCGAACCCGCGGGAGGCCAACAATTACGGCCAGATCGTCCGCTGGTTCCCGGCCGATGATAACCACGCGTCCGACACGTTCGACTGGGACCTTTACGTCATGGCGGGCAACCCGAAGGTGGCCGAGGGGCTTTACGCGGGCTCTGACAACATCAACGAGGGCAACCTGTTCAATTCGCCCGACGGGATGATGTTCGACAGCACCGGGCTTTTGTGGATCCAGACCGATGGCGACGATGACAACGAGGGCGAGTTCGAAGGGATGGGCAACAACCAGATGCTGGCTGGCGATCCCGTGACGGGCCAGATCGAGCGCTTCCTGACGGGCCCGAACGGGTCCGAGGTGACCGGGCTGACCTGGTCCGCGGACAAGCGCACGATGTTTGTGGGCATCCAGCACCCGGCGGCGCCGTTCCCCGATGGCGAGGGCAAGCTGGCCCGGTCGAGCGTGATTGCCGTCAAGCGCGACGATGGCGCGCTGGTGGGCTAG